From a region of the Marinomonas mediterranea MMB-1 genome:
- a CDS encoding CvpA family protein: MEQLSSISTLDWLIIAVVILSSLLSLKRGFVKEVLSLVTWVIAFVVSVKFAGNLQSLLIDQVQNDQIRYVVSFVSLFVASLVVGALVSFLLGSLIQVTGLSSTDRVLGMVFGFARGSLVVIAFVSLLSLSPAIEKTQFWQTSQLIPQLVIMKDWVREMLGKGSDMIDPSLIERTFNS, from the coding sequence ATGGAACAACTTAGCTCAATATCTACTTTAGATTGGCTAATTATTGCGGTCGTTATTCTCTCGTCTTTGCTTAGCTTGAAGCGAGGGTTTGTTAAAGAAGTTCTTTCACTTGTGACGTGGGTAATTGCATTTGTTGTATCAGTGAAATTTGCTGGTAACTTGCAATCGCTTTTAATAGACCAAGTTCAGAATGATCAGATTCGCTATGTTGTTTCGTTTGTTTCGTTATTTGTGGCAAGTTTGGTAGTCGGCGCGTTAGTTAGCTTTTTGCTTGGTTCCTTAATTCAAGTTACAGGGCTCAGTAGTACTGATCGAGTTCTGGGAATGGTTTTCGGTTTCGCTCGCGGTAGTTTGGTTGTCATCGCGTTTGTCTCTCTGCTTAGTTTAAGTCCGGCGATTGAAAAAACTCAGTTTTGGCAAACGTCTCAGCTTATTCCACAGTTAGTTATAATGAAAGATTGGGTGCGTGAAATGTTAGGCAAAGGGAGCGATATGATAGATCCCTCTCTTATTGAGCGTACCTTTAATAGTTAA
- a CDS encoding PilZ domain-containing protein, with translation MEDTSAIHYESSERRNAVRVEPLGCTLQFSNDGNKFQCVDISVNGVALSLTNDPPTPLPKNGALTAFIVDQDGIVIGKVVARKIYQQNERSGWAFIQAEERVLTFVEELVLETQKAVLRQASSERKKHEEEAILGIIEIDEPTT, from the coding sequence AATGCTGTTCGGGTTGAACCGCTTGGCTGCACTTTGCAATTCAGCAATGATGGCAATAAATTCCAATGCGTAGATATAAGCGTCAATGGCGTTGCCTTGTCCTTAACGAATGACCCCCCTACCCCACTCCCAAAGAATGGCGCTTTAACTGCATTCATTGTTGATCAGGATGGCATTGTAATTGGAAAAGTGGTGGCGAGAAAAATCTACCAGCAAAATGAGCGCTCAGGCTGGGCTTTTATTCAAGCAGAAGAACGCGTTTTAACATTTGTTGAAGAATTAGTGTTAGAAACTCAAAAAGCAGTTTTAAGACAAGCATCTTCAGAACGAAAAAAACACGAAGAAGAAGCAATTCTAGGGATTATTGAGATTGACGAGCCTACCACCTAA
- a CDS encoding O-succinylhomoserine sulfhydrylase, whose protein sequence is MSEYKNATTAIHAGVRQTQEQENSEAIFATSSFAYGSAAEAAAKFGGDEGGNIYSRFTNPTVEMFEKRLAAMEKGEAAVATASGMAALMTLAYSLLKQGDRVVCSRNIFGSSIKFFNAYTVKFGVEVVYVDATDYDAWEAAINSNTRLCYFETPSNPLYEVVDVERVSRLARAKGALLCVDTVLATPALQNPLVQGADIVMQSATKFIDGQGRSLGGALISSKEIVEQFVAFMRSAGPTMSPFNAWILLNGLETLELRMKAHSSNALHLAKYLEQHAKVKHVNYGGLPNHKSHELAKKQQKGFGGLLSFELNGGKDAAWKFIDNVKLMSITGNLGDTKTLVTHPATTTHGRLTPEEKQATGISEGLVRISVGIEDIDDIVQDVEQALNTI, encoded by the coding sequence ATGTCTGAGTACAAAAACGCAACGACTGCGATTCATGCAGGTGTTCGCCAGACTCAAGAGCAAGAGAATAGCGAAGCTATTTTTGCAACGTCCAGCTTTGCCTACGGCTCAGCAGCGGAGGCTGCCGCGAAGTTTGGAGGTGATGAGGGTGGAAATATCTATTCTCGTTTCACAAATCCTACTGTAGAAATGTTCGAAAAAAGACTCGCTGCGATGGAGAAAGGTGAGGCGGCTGTTGCAACAGCATCAGGGATGGCAGCGCTTATGACGCTCGCCTATAGCCTGCTTAAGCAAGGCGACAGAGTAGTTTGCTCTAGAAATATTTTTGGCTCTTCAATCAAATTTTTTAATGCGTATACCGTGAAGTTCGGTGTTGAAGTTGTCTATGTAGATGCAACAGATTATGACGCTTGGGAAGCTGCAATTAATAGCAATACGCGCCTATGTTATTTTGAAACGCCTTCTAATCCCCTGTATGAGGTAGTAGATGTTGAGCGAGTGTCTAGGCTTGCGCGAGCGAAAGGCGCCTTACTTTGTGTTGATACTGTCTTAGCAACCCCTGCGTTGCAGAACCCGTTGGTTCAAGGTGCTGATATCGTCATGCAATCTGCAACGAAATTCATCGACGGCCAAGGTCGCAGTCTTGGTGGTGCGTTGATTTCATCGAAAGAAATTGTAGAACAGTTCGTCGCCTTTATGCGCAGTGCAGGACCAACTATGAGTCCTTTCAATGCATGGATTTTATTGAACGGTTTAGAGACACTTGAACTGCGCATGAAGGCGCATTCCTCTAATGCTTTGCACTTAGCGAAGTATCTTGAGCAACACGCTAAAGTAAAACATGTTAATTATGGTGGGCTGCCTAATCATAAATCCCATGAGCTAGCTAAGAAGCAACAGAAAGGCTTTGGTGGGTTACTGTCCTTTGAGCTTAATGGAGGCAAAGACGCAGCGTGGAAGTTTATTGATAATGTTAAGCTTATGTCGATAACCGGAAATCTAGGCGATACCAAAACATTGGTGACCCATCCTGCTACGACGACACACGGCCGTTTAACGCCAGAAGAAAAGCAAGCTACGGGAATCTCTGAAGGGTTGGTTCGTATTTCTGTTGGTATAGAAGATATAGATGATATCGTACAAGATGTTGAGCAGGCCTTAAATACAATTTAA
- the purF gene encoding amidophosphoribosyltransferase: MCGIVGVVSTSMVNQTIFDALTLLQHRGQDAAGMVTSHDGGLCLRKDNGPVSEVFRTRHMKKLLGNIGIGHARYPTAGTSSSAEAQPFYVNSPYGVSLAHNGNLTNTAKLKQEVFESDLRHINTTSDSEVLLNVLAHELHEEAKLVPTPDDIFNALERVYKRIEGGYAVVALITGYGILAFRDPDGVRPLIYGSRETENGMEYMVASESVALDAAGFKIERDIRPGEAMFFDVDHNVHVRQCTPEKVARPCLFEYVYFARPDTVIDNISVYKARINMGDALAAKIKREWGDLEIDVVIPIPDTSRTAALQIAQTMDIPFREGLVKNRYIGRTFIMPGQTVRKKSVRQKLNPVPFEFKDKNVLLVDDSIVRGTTSREIIEMARDAGANKVFIASAAPEVRYPNVYGIDMPAVEELIAHNRNVDEICELIGADGLIFQDLADLKSACIDEKHSDVREFDTSVFDGNYITGNITEEYLANLAALRNDAKKNKLETIVSSDMLYPM, from the coding sequence ATGTGTGGTATCGTTGGTGTTGTTAGCACTTCGATGGTTAACCAGACTATCTTTGATGCATTAACTCTTCTTCAGCATCGAGGTCAAGATGCTGCAGGGATGGTAACAAGTCATGATGGCGGTTTATGCTTGAGAAAAGACAACGGCCCTGTGAGCGAAGTGTTTCGCACTCGCCATATGAAAAAATTATTGGGTAATATTGGCATCGGACATGCTCGCTATCCGACAGCTGGTACGTCAAGCTCTGCTGAAGCGCAACCCTTCTATGTTAACTCTCCTTACGGAGTGTCACTCGCACATAATGGAAACCTTACCAATACGGCTAAGCTGAAGCAGGAAGTATTTGAGTCAGACCTTCGACACATCAATACGACGTCTGATTCTGAAGTGCTTCTAAACGTGTTAGCACATGAACTGCATGAAGAGGCGAAACTTGTTCCAACGCCCGATGATATTTTTAATGCGCTGGAGCGTGTATATAAGCGCATCGAAGGTGGTTATGCAGTTGTTGCTCTTATCACTGGTTACGGTATTTTGGCCTTTCGTGATCCAGATGGTGTACGTCCATTGATTTATGGATCTAGAGAGACAGAAAACGGTATGGAGTACATGGTTGCTTCAGAAAGTGTGGCATTGGACGCGGCAGGCTTCAAAATTGAGCGTGATATTCGTCCAGGTGAGGCCATGTTCTTTGATGTTGATCACAATGTACATGTTCGTCAATGTACGCCAGAAAAAGTTGCGCGTCCGTGCCTGTTTGAGTACGTATACTTTGCTCGACCTGATACGGTTATAGATAATATTTCAGTCTACAAAGCTCGTATCAATATGGGTGATGCTCTGGCTGCAAAAATAAAACGTGAATGGGGCGATCTTGAAATCGATGTCGTGATTCCTATTCCTGACACAAGTCGAACCGCTGCATTGCAGATTGCTCAAACAATGGACATTCCATTTAGAGAAGGCTTGGTTAAAAACCGTTATATTGGGCGTACGTTTATTATGCCTGGTCAGACTGTACGTAAAAAATCAGTTAGACAGAAGTTAAATCCAGTGCCGTTTGAATTCAAAGACAAGAATGTATTGCTTGTTGATGACTCGATTGTCCGTGGTACAACTAGTCGTGAGATCATTGAAATGGCTCGTGATGCAGGGGCTAACAAAGTATTTATTGCTTCTGCTGCGCCTGAAGTACGTTACCCCAATGTCTACGGTATTGATATGCCAGCCGTTGAAGAGCTAATCGCACACAATCGTAATGTCGATGAGATTTGTGAGCTTATCGGAGCTGATGGCTTAATATTCCAAGACTTAGCGGACCTTAAGAGTGCGTGCATTGACGAAAAACATTCTGACGTGCGTGAGTTTGATACGTCGGTATTTGATGGAAACTACATCACGGGCAACATCACTGAAGAATACCTAGCTAATTTAGCGGCATTGAGAAATGACGCAAAAAAGAATAAATTAGAGACTATTGTATCTAGTGATATGCTATATCCGATGTAA
- a CDS encoding SPOR domain-containing protein encodes MVLDSTSKHRLVGAGIMIVCAAIVLPMVLDGEKPAELDIVINMPEPPALVVPVIQPVQPLAKNESVEPSASEIKLIPKTDSGQLATAQNAAQPTPNPADASESESKKANVSSEPKKTSVKKIEKLKPAVRWTVQIATFKSSENASRLVKKLKDAGYPAYRVTTQSLHKVFVGPEIKRDSAEASRNDIEKEFLLKGIVVKFSPN; translated from the coding sequence ATGGTTTTAGATAGCACATCTAAACATCGTTTAGTGGGCGCGGGCATAATGATTGTGTGTGCTGCCATCGTGCTTCCTATGGTTCTAGATGGTGAGAAGCCTGCTGAACTTGATATTGTCATTAATATGCCAGAACCACCTGCTTTGGTGGTGCCGGTCATACAGCCTGTTCAGCCATTAGCAAAAAATGAATCAGTAGAGCCGAGTGCGAGTGAGATTAAACTCATTCCCAAAACGGATAGTGGTCAGCTCGCTACGGCTCAGAATGCAGCCCAGCCAACACCCAATCCTGCTGATGCCTCAGAGTCTGAAAGTAAAAAAGCTAATGTATCGAGTGAACCAAAGAAAACCTCAGTCAAAAAGATTGAAAAGCTCAAGCCTGCTGTGCGCTGGACAGTGCAGATAGCGACATTTAAAAGTAGTGAAAATGCAAGCCGATTGGTTAAGAAGCTTAAAGACGCAGGTTACCCCGCATACCGGGTGACAACTCAGTCATTGCATAAAGTTTTCGTTGGCCCTGAAATCAAAAGAGACTCCGCTGAAGCGTCAAGAAATGACATAGAGAAAGAGTTTCTTTTGAAGGGGATCGTTGTCAAATTTTCTCCTAATTAA
- the folC gene encoding bifunctional tetrahydrofolate synthase/dihydrofolate synthase, with amino-acid sequence MAAKSLSDWLSYIESQHPSEIELGLDRGLKVLAELDLKRPNKKVITVAGTNGKGSSCALITQYLISIGRTVGTYTSPHFLRFNERVSLNDRECSDELLINAFEKIENARKDTPLTFFEFSTLAALLIFSELELDYWVLEVGLGGRLDSVNMIDTDLAVVTSISLDHTDWLGDSLDVIAREKAGIARSSKPLVSGVVNPPSSISEVAQALNAPLYQKGCDFAYAIDDGQYWSWSSEKAQYSNLPRPKLPIENAATVIQALMLLDEGVSQAQLEALFSNATLKGRFELVEKDPFVYIDVAHNPEAANELKSRVSQFDKKPIAVIGMLKDKDIASVLDILKDAFQSWKVCSLNVPRGASKSELLALLPSDVKGFDEFEGAYSEAVKQARVENRPVVIFGSFVTVSHYLEMREL; translated from the coding sequence ATGGCGGCGAAGTCATTATCGGATTGGCTCTCATATATCGAGAGTCAACACCCTTCTGAAATTGAATTGGGCTTAGATCGCGGTCTAAAAGTTCTAGCTGAGCTTGATCTAAAGCGGCCCAATAAAAAAGTCATTACAGTTGCAGGGACAAACGGTAAAGGCTCTTCTTGCGCGTTGATCACTCAATATCTCATTTCGATAGGTCGAACGGTCGGAACTTATACTTCTCCCCATTTTCTTCGTTTTAATGAGCGTGTATCCCTAAATGATCGCGAATGCAGTGATGAACTTTTAATTAACGCATTTGAAAAGATAGAAAATGCTCGAAAAGACACTCCGTTAACGTTTTTCGAATTTTCTACTCTTGCCGCTCTGTTGATATTTTCTGAGCTAGAGCTTGATTATTGGGTGCTCGAAGTAGGATTAGGTGGTCGTTTGGATTCGGTTAATATGATAGATACAGATTTGGCTGTTGTGACGTCAATATCATTAGATCATACCGATTGGCTAGGTGATTCACTGGACGTTATAGCCCGAGAAAAAGCAGGTATAGCTCGATCTAGCAAACCTTTGGTGTCGGGTGTTGTTAACCCTCCAAGTAGTATTTCTGAGGTGGCGCAAGCACTTAATGCGCCTCTATATCAAAAAGGCTGCGACTTTGCTTATGCAATAGACGATGGGCAGTACTGGTCTTGGAGCTCTGAAAAGGCTCAGTATTCGAATTTGCCGCGGCCTAAGTTGCCAATTGAAAATGCAGCTACCGTAATTCAAGCCCTTATGCTGCTCGACGAAGGTGTAAGCCAAGCTCAGTTGGAAGCTTTATTTTCTAACGCAACACTGAAAGGGCGCTTTGAACTAGTTGAGAAAGATCCGTTTGTTTATATCGATGTTGCTCACAACCCAGAAGCGGCAAATGAGCTGAAGAGTCGTGTGTCGCAATTCGACAAAAAACCGATTGCCGTAATAGGTATGTTGAAAGACAAAGATATTGCGAGTGTTCTCGATATATTAAAAGACGCCTTTCAGTCCTGGAAAGTATGCAGTTTAAACGTTCCTCGCGGAGCGAGTAAAAGCGAGCTTTTAGCGTTACTTCCGAGCGATGTAAAGGGATTTGATGAATTTGAAGGCGCCTATAGTGAGGCGGTCAAGCAAGCTCGAGTGGAAAATCGCCCCGTTGTTATATTTGGATCATTTGTAACGGTTTCACACTATCTTGAAATGCGTGAATTATAG